A segment of the Candidatus Nitrososphaera gargensis Ga9.2 genome:
TGTGACTTCGTATCCAAGGTCCTTTGCTATCTTGATCGCGCTTTCACGTGTAATGCCCTCAAGCGCAGAATCGGCAAGATGCGGCGTGTAGATCTTGCCGCGTCTTACAAGGAATATGTTCTCGCCTGAAGCCTCACTCACGTTGCCTGACAGGTCAAGCAGGATCGATTCGTCGTAGCCGTTGCGCTTGCTTTCCTGCGTGGCCATGATTGAATTGAGGTAGTTGCCTGCTGCCTTGGCAAGCGGCGGGGTCGTGCTGTCGTTGATGCGCCTCCACGAAGAGACGCATACTTTGATGCCTTCGCCCTTGAAATACTTTGCAAATGGAAAAGTGATAATGACAGTGTGGGTTGGCGAGCTCTTGGTCACGTTCAGGTCTATGCCATGCAGACCCACGAACGTCAGCGGGCGAATGTAGCACGACTCTTTCATCTTGTTCTTTTGCAAGAGCTCGACTGTGGCGCTTGCAAGCTCTTTAGCAGAGTAGTTGAGCGAGATCGAGTAGACGCCGGCTGACCTGTGGAGCCTCTCCATGTGATCCTGCAGCCTGAAAATGTAGAGGTTGTTCTTGGCTGCATACCCGCGGATACCTTCAAAGACAGCGGTCCCATAGTGGAGAGCGTGCGTAAATACGGGCACTTTTGCGTCTTCCCATTTGACAAACTTGCC
Coding sequences within it:
- a CDS encoding branched-chain amino acid transaminase, which codes for MKEKGGEFVWFDGKFVKWEDAKVPVFTHALHYGTAVFEGIRGYAAKNNLYIFRLQDHMERLHRSAGVYSISLNYSAKELASATVELLQKNKMKESCYIRPLTFVGLHGIDLNVTKSSPTHTVIITFPFAKYFKGEGIKVCVSSWRRINDSTTPPLAKAAGNYLNSIMATQESKRNGYDESILLDLSGNVSEASGENIFLVRRGKIYTPHLADSALEGITRESAIKIAKDLGYEVTERPISRTELYMADEIFLTGTAAEIVSVSSVDGHVVGNNGKEGPVTKGIREMYEKIVSAGAKEYMNWLTPVWQTQQK